TGTCGTCATCGATGCCGGCTACGTGCGCGAAAAGCTGAGTGCCATCGTCAAGGACGAGGATTTGTCGCGCTACATCCTATGATGCTACGCAAGCACGGGACCGATATGGACAAGCTTATCGCGCGCGCCGAAACCCTGCTCGAAGCGCTGCCGTACATCCGGCGCTATTCGGGCACGACGATGGTCATCAAGTACGGTGGCCACGCCATGATCGACGAGGAACTCAAAGAGAGCTTCGCGCAGGACGTTGTGCTGCTGAAATATGTCGGTATCAATCCGGTCGTGGTCCACGGTGGCGGGCCGCAGATCGGTCAATTGCTCGAGCAACTGGGCATCCGGTCACGTTTCGTTCGCGGCATGCGGGTTACCGATCAAGCGACGATGGACGTCGTCGAGATGGTACTCGTCGGCAAGGTCAACAAGGAGATCGTCAGCCTCATCAACCGGCACGGAGGGCGCGCCGTCGGTCTGTCCGGCAAGGACGGCGAGCTCATTCTGGCGCGCAAACACACGGTTGCCGACGATCGCCATGGCGGCAAACGCATCGATATCGGCCTGGTCGGCGAGGTTCGGGCCATCAATCCCGGGGTCATCGCATCGCTCGACCGCAGCGACTTCGTCCCGGTAATCGCCCCGATCGGCGTGGGAGAGAACGGTGAAACCTACAACATCAATGCCGACATCGTCGCCGGGGAAGTGGCCGAGGCATTGAGCGCCGAGAAGCTGCTGCTGCTCACCGACGTCGAGGGCATCCGCGACGCCGCGGGGACCAGGATCTCGACGCTCGATGTCGACCGGGCCGCCGAACTCATTCGCAACGGCGTGATCGGCGAGGGCATGATTCCGAAGGTCGAGTGCTGCATAAACGCGCTGCGCGGCGGTGCGAAGAAGACGCACATCATCGACGGTCGGGTCAAGCACGCCGTCCTGCTGGAGGTCTTCACGCGCGAGGGCGTGGGAACCGAAGTGGTCCGGACGCCGGCGCGCGGACGCCGCAAAGCGGCGGGCAGCGGGGGCGATTCCGCCGCCGCGACCGGGGCGGGCGGATGACGAACCGCGAGATCATAGCCCTCAACGACCGCTACCTCTTTCCCCTCTACCCGCGGGCCCCCATCGCCATCGTGCGCGGCGAGGGATGTCGGGTGTGGGATGCCGACGGGCGCGAGTTCCTCGATTTCTTCTCGAGCACCGTGGTGACTTCGCTCGGTCACGCGCACCCGGCGGTTACCCGCGCCATCGTTGCCCAGGCGGGCAAGATCCTTCACGTCTCTAACCTGCATCACAGCGAACCCCAAGCCGTACTCGCCGAGGCCCTGTGCACACACTCGTTCGCCGACCGGGTGTTCTTCTGCAACAGCGGCGCCGAAGCCAACGAGGCGGCGGTGAAACTGGCGCGCAAGTTCGGCGCCGATTTCGGCGACGGGCGTTTCGAGGTGCTCACCGCGACTGGGTCGTTTCACGGCCGGACGCTGGCGATGATCACGGCCACCGGCCAGGAGAAGGTCCGCCGCGGCTTTCAACCCCTGCCGGAAGGGTTTCGCTACTTCCCTTACGGCGACCTCGACGCCCTGGCCGCGGCCGTCGGACCACACACCATCGCCATTATGCTCGAACCCGTGCAGGGGGAAGGCGGCGTGGTCGTGCCGCCGGCCGGTTATCTCGAGGGGGTTCGCGACCTGTGCGAGCGCCGCGACTTGCTCCTCATCTACGACGAGGTGCAAACCGGCATGGGCCGACTCGGCACCCTGTTCGGCTACGAGCAGAGCGGCGTGGCGCCCGATGTGATGACGCTGGCAAAGGGTCTCGGAACCGGGGTGCCCATCGGCGCGATGCTCGCCAACGCACGGGTGGCGAAGGCGTTTACGGCCGGCGCCCACGCTTCGACCTTCGGCGGCAATGCGCTGGCCTGTGCCGCGGCGGTGGCGGTGGTACGGACACTGCTGGACGAAGAGGTAATCGAGAATTGCCGCACGCAGGGCGAGTGCCTGCGGACGCGGCTCGCCGCTCTCAAGTCGTCGTGTCGGCGGATCGGCGAGATTCGCGGCGCCGGGTTGCTCGTCGGCGTCGAGATCGACGGCCCGGGCGGCGCCGTGGTCGACGCCTGCCGCGAGCGGGGGTTGCTCATCAATTGCACGGCGGAAAAGGTGCTGCGGTTCGCGCCGCCGCTGGTCGTGACCGCTGACGAGATCGACCGTGCGGTAGATATCGTTGCGGAGGTGCTGCGCGCATGAAGCGTGACTTTTTGAGTCTGGCGGCTCTCACGCGGGCGGAGCTGGACGCGATTCTCGCCCTCACGGCAACCCTGAAGCGCGATTTGAAAGCGGGCCGCCGCTCGCCGTGGCTGGCGGGGAAGTCGCTGGCGATGCTGTTCGAGAAGCCCAGCCTGCGCACCCGGGTGACGTTCGAGGTGGGCATGACGCAATTGGGCGGCTTCCCGGTCTACCTGACCCCGTCGGATATCCAGCTCGGGCAACGCGAGTCCGTGGCCGACATTGCGCGCAACCTCGAGCGCTGGGTCGATATCGTCATGGCCCGTACCTTCAAACACGAGACCCTGGTGGATCTCGCCAGCCATGCGCGAGTCCCGGTCATCAACGGGCTTTCGGACCTGCTGCACCCCTGCCAGGTGCTGACCGATTGCTTCACCCTGCTCGAGCGGCACGAGAACCTCGACCCGCTGCGCATCGCGTTCGTCGGCGATGCCAACAATGTCGCCAACTCGTGGATGTTCGCGGCCGCCAAGTTCGGCTTCGAACTCGTGCTCGGCTGCCCGGTGGGCTACCAACCCCACTCCGGCGTCTACGAGGAGGCGCGCGCCGCCGGGGCGCGCGTCACGGTAACCGCCGACCCAGTCGAGGCGGTCACCGATGCCCACGTGGTGTACACGGACGTATGGACCAGCATGGGGCAGGAGAACGAAACCGAGCAGCGGCGGCACGATTTTCAGGCCTACCAGATCAATGCGACGCTCCTGCGCCATGCGCGCCCGGGCGCGCTCGTCATGCACTGCCTCCCGGCCCATCGCGGCGAGGAGATAACCGGCGACGTTATCGACGGTCCTCAATCCATCGTCTTCGACCAGGCCGAGAACCGTCTGCACACGCAAAAGGCGATCATGGTCTGGCTGAGCGAACATTCCGCCCGATGAAAGGCGGAATCGTCCGCAGTCCAGAGTCCAGAGCGCCGAGACCCCGACGACGACCCACGAACGACAAGCAGCCAACGAGGAACGAGGAATCATGCCCTCAAACCCGCAGGCCCCCAGGCCTTCAAGCCCCAGGAAAATCGTTCTCGCATACTCGGGGGGCCTCGACACGTCCGTGATCCTCACCTGGCTGATCGAAACCTACGGCTCCGAGGTGATTGCGTTCTGCGCCGACCTCGGCCAGGGCGACGAACTCGACCCGGTCGAGGAGAAGGCGAAGCGTACCGGCGCCAGCAAGGTCTATATCGAAGACCTGCGCGAGGAGTTCACCCGCGATTTCGTCTTCCCGATGCTGCGCGCCAACGCCGTGTACGAGGGCCAGTACCTGCTCGGGACATCGATCGCGCGGCCGCTGATTGCCAAACGGCAGGTGGAAATCGCGCAGGCGGAAGGTGCCGACGCGGTGGCGCACGGGGCGACTGGTAAAGGCAACGATCAGGTGCGCTTCGAACTCACCTACTACGCCCTGCAACCCGGGATCCGCGTGATCGCACCCTGGCGTTCGTGGGATCTGACCTCGCGTTCGAAGCTGATCGCCTACGCCGAGCAGAAGGGGATTCCGATCCCGGTGACGGCGGAGAAGCCTTACAGCTCGGACCGGAACCTGCTGCACATCAGCTACGAGGGCGGCATTCTCGAAGACCCGTGGCGGGAGCCGTACGAGGACATGTTCCTGCTCACCGTGGCGCCGGAGAGGGCGCCGGACCGGGCGGAATACGTCGAGATCGACTACGAAGCCGGCGACCCGGTGGCGGTCGACGGCGAGCGCCTGTCGCCGGCACGGCTGCTGGCGCGCGTGAACGAGCTCGGTGGCAAGCATGGCGTCGGCCGCGTCGATCTGGTGGAGAACCGCTACGTGGGCATGAAGTCGCGCGGCGTGTACGAGACGCCCGGCGGCACCATCCTGCACGCGGCGCACCGGGCCGTCGAG
This Candidatus Binatia bacterium DNA region includes the following protein-coding sequences:
- a CDS encoding argininosuccinate synthase, with translation MPSNPQAPRPSSPRKIVLAYSGGLDTSVILTWLIETYGSEVIAFCADLGQGDELDPVEEKAKRTGASKVYIEDLREEFTRDFVFPMLRANAVYEGQYLLGTSIARPLIAKRQVEIAQAEGADAVAHGATGKGNDQVRFELTYYALQPGIRVIAPWRSWDLTSRSKLIAYAEQKGIPIPVTAEKPYSSDRNLLHISYEGGILEDPWREPYEDMFLLTVAPERAPDRAEYVEIDYEAGDPVAVDGERLSPARLLARVNELGGKHGVGRVDLVENRYVGMKSRGVYETPGGTILHAAHRAVESLTLDREVLHLRDSLVPRYAEMVYYGYWFAPERRMLQTAFDDVQQAVTGTARVKLYKGSVQVVGRKAPRSLYRTDIATFEDDTVYDQGDAEGFIRLNALRLKIAARVEK
- the argF gene encoding ornithine carbamoyltransferase, giving the protein MKRDFLSLAALTRAELDAILALTATLKRDLKAGRRSPWLAGKSLAMLFEKPSLRTRVTFEVGMTQLGGFPVYLTPSDIQLGQRESVADIARNLERWVDIVMARTFKHETLVDLASHARVPVINGLSDLLHPCQVLTDCFTLLERHENLDPLRIAFVGDANNVANSWMFAAAKFGFELVLGCPVGYQPHSGVYEEARAAGARVTVTADPVEAVTDAHVVYTDVWTSMGQENETEQRRHDFQAYQINATLLRHARPGALVMHCLPAHRGEEITGDVIDGPQSIVFDQAENRLHTQKAIMVWLSEHSAR
- the argB gene encoding acetylglutamate kinase, whose amino-acid sequence is MDKLIARAETLLEALPYIRRYSGTTMVIKYGGHAMIDEELKESFAQDVVLLKYVGINPVVVHGGGPQIGQLLEQLGIRSRFVRGMRVTDQATMDVVEMVLVGKVNKEIVSLINRHGGRAVGLSGKDGELILARKHTVADDRHGGKRIDIGLVGEVRAINPGVIASLDRSDFVPVIAPIGVGENGETYNINADIVAGEVAEALSAEKLLLLTDVEGIRDAAGTRISTLDVDRAAELIRNGVIGEGMIPKVECCINALRGGAKKTHIIDGRVKHAVLLEVFTREGVGTEVVRTPARGRRKAAGSGGDSAAATGAGG
- a CDS encoding aspartate aminotransferase family protein, translating into MTNREIIALNDRYLFPLYPRAPIAIVRGEGCRVWDADGREFLDFFSSTVVTSLGHAHPAVTRAIVAQAGKILHVSNLHHSEPQAVLAEALCTHSFADRVFFCNSGAEANEAAVKLARKFGADFGDGRFEVLTATGSFHGRTLAMITATGQEKVRRGFQPLPEGFRYFPYGDLDALAAAVGPHTIAIMLEPVQGEGGVVVPPAGYLEGVRDLCERRDLLLIYDEVQTGMGRLGTLFGYEQSGVAPDVMTLAKGLGTGVPIGAMLANARVAKAFTAGAHASTFGGNALACAAAVAVVRTLLDEEVIENCRTQGECLRTRLAALKSSCRRIGEIRGAGLLVGVEIDGPGGAVVDACRERGLLINCTAEKVLRFAPPLVVTADEIDRAVDIVAEVLRA